Genomic window (Musa acuminata AAA Group cultivar baxijiao chromosome BXJ1-9, Cavendish_Baxijiao_AAA, whole genome shotgun sequence):
AAATGATTTGATCAACAaccttttttctgtttttttggGTAAGTAATGAGGCCGTCTCCCGCAACAAGAAACAAACACGTAGAACATTACTCCGGGTGTAAATTGTGGAGGTATATCGCAGATCGGACGGTTCGTTTTCGAAGGATGTCAGTGGACCCAGATGGGGCCGACTCAGTGGACGGTCGAGATGTTACAGTTGAAGGGTCTTTCCCACCCTTGGATTTCTTTTGAAGGAACTGAACGTCTGAAGTAGCCGTTGCAAGCTGTGCTTTAAATCGGAGTAAATAAAGGCAACGAATCTTCGTCCTCCTTTCCTTCCCAAAATACTCCTACACTTCAAACCCGTCATCCTCGAATCACCGTCAATTTCAAATTCTGATCGAATCTCTGCCGTCCATATTGCCCTCCCTGTTCTTCGGTTTTAAATTTGTCGAACCCTGTTTTGTTGTCCCGTCTCACTCCATCGAGTTctgagagagaagaaagagacaAGGAGTTCCATTTCTGCCACCGAGATCTGTCTCCCCAGTCTCCCCTGATCAGGGTTTCTTCTTCCTTATCCACTCTCCCAATCCTACGAGAGCTGCGAATAATTTCGTTCGGAAACCCTGGTGACCTAGTTTTCTTTAGGTATCAGATCGAGAACAAACGGATTTCAGCAGGATTCTTCGCCTCCGGATCTTGTTCTTGAATTCCTCGTTCAGGTAAACTTGTCACATCTGATTTTTCGGTTGCGGAATTTGAAGCTTGTTTTGATCCTTTTCGTGTTCATAATGTGCGAATTTTTTTTTTAGGATGTTGAAGGATTTGAGGACATTTCGCCAAAGTTCGAGCTCCAGCAGGGCTCCCACCCCCGAGACTAATAATGAAAACCTCCCCCCGGTGGATCCATGCGATTCGTCGTCCTCGCGGTTGGAATCCGATCCATCTCGGCCTCCTCTGCTAGCGATCCAGGAGCCGGTGCAGAACCCCAAGATCGGGTTCGATCAAGGCGCGATTTTGAGAGGAAAACCGGAAGCAACGACCTCCAAGAACCATACCAAGGGTTCGGATTTGCCTGGCTTGCCGTTTCGCACCCCAGAGAGAATGGTAGCTCGGCACAGGCTCAGCTTGTGCCCGAAGAGTCAGCCTGGAGTGATCGGTAGGGAGACTGATGACGATTCTAGCTACAGAGGTCCTGGAAACCAATTCCCGCCGCTGAGCCGTGGCGGAAGATTAGGCCTCGGGGATGAACACGGCTTGACTACTACCCTTACGTCTAAGACGGCTGCGAAGGCATCGTCCATGCAATCGGATTGCAGTTCCACTCAGAGCACTCCGACGAAGAGTGCTATCAGGCTTGCCAACTATGGGTTCGGCAAATCCCGCCCTCCAATTAGTGCAGGGACTCGAACAATGAGCCTTGGAGTGACATCAAGACCGACACAGATTTCGTCCATTCCTCCTGTTGTGGATTCAGTTGAAGTTCCTCACTTCGAACTCCAAGAGGATCCATCATTCTGGATGGACAACAATGTGCAGGTAGTGAACTTTAGGTCACGTTAAGCCTAGGAGTTTCATATTTGAATTCTACATTCAACATCAAatgcaaaataaaaaatcaaattgtGCAAAATTGAATTGTTCAATTTTGTGACATACTAAAGCATGAAAATATTCTAATGGTTGAAAGTGGAACATAGAATAACTGTGTATTGGTCACGTACTTTAGGACTGCGAAACCATCCTTAATCACAAagcacatacacatatatacttGCACCAGGAGCTTGATGATGTCGATCATTAATACTAGAAAGCATGAAGTAGGTATCGTTAACTCTCCTAATTACTCTGTCACATCAGTAGCTTAACCgaatttgtagaatgatgcttctaGTAACAGGATTACCTTCACTCGAGCATCTTTACCATAAATATTACAGCATGTTTTATTAATCGTCAGCATTTGGGTTATGGGTAGGTCTAAGATAATCTGTCACAAAGTCCTAAACTTTGGATAATGTTTTGTATTTGTTTTCATCTTTTTTCAGCTTCCTAACCACAAGTTTTTCGTTCAAGCTTTGGTTTATTCTCACCTTCCTGTCTTTTTAAGGAAACTAAGACTTTTCACTGACCTTGGAGATCGCCATTTCATCTACAAGTATTTTCAGTCCATTTTAGCTCCTCCTTGCATCTATAAGATCGCCTGTCACTTAAAAATAAGAGGAATGTTTTTGCACTCGAGAAGTTCTTCTGTCAAAAGATACCAAATATTACAAAAAAGATGTGTAACTATGATTATGTTGCCTACCAAATGATTTATTCTTTTAGAGAAGGCATATGAAAATCACAACCATCGTGATGGCTAACAACATAAATGCTGTAATATTGGAGGAATAACTTTGCTCTTCCTCTTATCCAACCCTTGACATTGATACTTCAATTATACTAGTCTGAACTAGCTCCTCATTTGGAGGAATCCATGGATCATTAGTGTAGATTGGATGTCTTAGCATCTCCAGACATCTGCTCTGTCATATTCCTCATTTTTTAATATCCTGCAAGAGATGACAAAATTTACTGCTACTTGTATATTTTGTTTTGCGAGATATCCGCACTATCAcaatctcttaaacttcacttgaTGAGATGACAAGTTACTATATTTTTTTCCCATTTAAAATTGAACATTTCCGTTAACATTAGATTAGTCATCAAACTTGGTGCCAATTTTTTATAGGGACTGCAGGAAATAGTAGTAAATGTGAGCTTTGGTTTACGATTATTTCAAGTGATATACATCTGATCTATTGCAGCATGATGTAGTTTTAAGAAAAAATTGACCTTCTGTTCTCATTAATGTATTAGAATGGAGTGTAGATTCTTTGCTGTGAAGTATCACTAATTAGTGTAATTATGATAGCTGATAGACATAATAAATCAAAATGACCTATTGGACAACCTCATTGTCTGGAGAACTACATCTGTTTATAAGGACCTTTGGTGTGCATCTAGCTCAACCATATAAGCCAGATATCTTGATAAGTCTGTGACAGGATTAACAAAAGAAAGTATTAAACACTTTTCATAATTTTGTGTAGGTTGCAATTCGTGTTCGTCCTCTCAATAGCACAGAGAAAAGCCTGCAAGATTTTCGCAGATGCTTGAAGCAAGAAAGTGCTCATAACATAACTTGGATTGGGCAACCAGAGACCCGATTCACATTTGACTATGTAGCATGTGAAACAATAAATCAGgtattttattatgaattatagaaACAAAGATAATCATCAGATCCTATCTAATCAGTATCCTGAAAATGATTTGCAGGAGATGCTTTTCCGAGTTGCTGGTCTGCCGATGGTTGAGAATTGCATGTCTGGATATAATAGTTGTGTGTTTGCATATGGACaggtatcttttatttttatgaataccATACTATAGATGCtagtttttttaatcttttgagGGGTTTGTCAAGTAAGCTTCCCATAATCATCTCCTGTTCTTCCAAACTTTTTTGTTTGGTACTGTAGACCGGAAGTGGGAAGACATATACAATGCTTGGTGAGATTGGAGAGCTGGAAGTGGAGCCTAACCTGAACCGTGGAATTATACCAAGAATATTTGAATTCTTGTTTGCAAGAATCAAAGTGGTAAAATATCAAAAGTGGGTTAATGCTGTTTCATTTGGGGTTTTTAAAAGTTCGgtaattaatttttattcattttttccCTTGCAGGAGGAAGAAAGCAGGAGGGATGAAAAACTTAAGTATAGCTGCAAATGTTCCTTCCTTGAGATTTACAGTGAACAAATTAATGATCTTCTTGTCCCCTCATCCAGCAATCTGCTTGTAATTCCTTTGTGCTTTTGAAGTCCTTTGTACATCTACTCTCTAATgaattcttgttttctttttcatctaatatTTTGTTATAATGTGCTTCTTTTGACATGGCAAATAATTGATAGTTGAGAGAAGATATCAGGAAGGGTGTCTATGTTGAAAATCTTACTGAATATGTAGTCAAGAATGTCAATGACATTCTTAAGCTTCTTAGACTGGTAAATATTATCTGACTACCAgcttttatcatcataaatactACAATTTGGATTTTGATTTTTGTTAAATTTCAATTTTCTATTTAGGGTGCTGCAAATAGGAAAGTGGCAGCTACAAATATGAATCATGAGAGCAGCCGTTCACACAGTGTTTTTACCTGTACAATAGAGAGTAGATGGGAGAAAGATTTGACAGTGAACTCACGTTTTGCAAAGCTAAATCTAGTGGATCTGGCTGGCTCAGAAAGGTAAATTTTTAATGTCAAATAAGTTAATCCAAAATTTTCAATGGGTACTTGATGAAAAGGCTGAATGCCTTTATCAACTAATATGTATTCTGAGCAGGCAGAAAACTTCAGGTGCTGAGGGCGAACGCCTAAAGGAAGCTGCAAACATCAACAAATCCTTATCAACACTTGGGTATCTAACACAATATTCATATattcttttaataataataatagtattgGGTTTATGATTCTATTTTCAGTGCTTGGTCGGAATGTTAAATGCCAGTCCAACCAGTATCTTGAATTATTGTCACATTAGTGTTTCTCAGACCACAGATAATAACATGTCAGATATGCATTTGCAGTCATGTTATAATGGTTCTCGCTGATATGGCTCATGGGAAGCAAAGACATGTTCCATACAGGGATTCGAAACTTACGTTTCTTCTTCAAGTAAGAAATATTTAAGTGATTTACTGCTACATTGTCATTCTGCCACTTATCTTTTCTGTTATCAATTTATTTATGTTATCATCTCAGGATTCTCTTGGTGGCAACTCCAAAACTATGATTATTGCAAATGTCAGCCCTTCAATATGGTAAAGACTGCCTTGCTAAAATATTTTCATCCCTCATGTTCTCAAATTTTGTGTGGTACTTATACATACCAATATCTCTTGCAGCTCTGCTAATGAGACTCTAAGTACCCTTAAATTTGCTCGGCGCGCAAGACTCATTCAGAACAATGTAATTGTCTTTGAAATTATTGAGCATTGTCATGCCTGATTCAGCTTGCCTTGATTTCAATCTCAAATATTTAGTTTACTATAACTCATTTTCTTCCCCTCCAAATTATAAGGCTGTTATAAATGAAGATGCTTCAGAAGATGTTATCGCATTGCGGCACCAAATACGTTTATTAAAGGTGGACTCAAATCCtgacattttttttgtttatttttcggGCAAATAATGGCCAAACTATTTTCTGCCCTAGAACTCATCATAAAACTTCAATGCTGACTTCATAACAGGAGGAACTTTCAGTTCTAAAGCGTCAAAATGTCTCCAGATCTCTATCATTTCGTTCAGCAATTTTTGAAGACTCTAAGGGTGAATTTTGTGATGCTTCTGCAATAGAGAAGTTGCCAGAAGTTACTAAAACAAACGCTGATGAGTTGCAGACTGATGGTTTGAACAGTGTAAGAGTTTCCATAAGGCACCAGTAAATGACATATTTTCATAAGTCACAATTTGTAGTAACATGAGGATATCTTTTCAAGGTATAGATCTTTTTATACATATATTGAGAAATAGGTTATGTCATGTTTCATGGCATTGACCTGAAACATCAAATCAGGATGAGAATATAGTTCTGTGAGTTTCTTATGGTGGTGTCCAGCTAAGAGTTAACTGCTTATAACAAAATTGAAGTTTCACTCACTAGGTGAATTCATGTCATGACATGGGCTGGACATAAGTTCTTGGCCATTTGTGATGCAGTTAAAATCATTGGAGTCAATCTTGGCTGGTGCATTGCGAAGAGAAAAAATGGCAGATACTACAATTAAGCAACTCGAAGCTGAAATTAAGCAGTTGAATTGCCTGGTAAGTATTTTGcttctataagaaacaaaagTTCTGCTGCCATTTGTATTGAGGGCCTTCTCAGGAGattaatagtgtttatctgaCAGGTTCATCAAAGAGAGGAAGAAAGTCGAAGCAATAAAATGATGCTTAAGTTTCAAGAAGACAAGATTTTCCGTTTGGAAAAACTTTCAGAATGCCAAGTGCCAATTGACTCATACTTACTGGAAGAAAAACATGCCCTTTCTGAAGAGGTACAATTGCTTCGTGCCAGAGTTGACAGGAATCCCGAAGTGACACGCTTTGCATTGGAAAATGTCAGGCTCTTAGACCAACTGCAAAGGTAACACATGGATCAATGTCTTGTGAAAAAATCTGTTGTATTCTCTGATCATCAttttttcttattgcaatatCTTTTTACCAGGTTCCAGGACTTCTACGGAGGAGAAAGAGAATATTTGTTAGCTGAAGTATCCGAGTTACGCAACAAGGTCTCCACAATTGTTCTAACTACCATTATTACTTGTCTATCTTATAAACTTCTTGACATATATAAGCAATAATTGCCTTTATCCTTGCAGCTTATGCGAGtgcttgatgcaaaagctgaactTCATAATCTCCAAAAGTCAGATATGGAAACCCAGGTAAGGTTCATGTTGAGGATCTTATCCTTGTGTTTCTAGCCATCAGTGCTTGAAAAAAGTTCTGTAGGTTTGTTCAGCTTGCTGGAAAGCACCTATCTGGTTGTCCATCCAGAGATAATGAATCATTGTTTATGGAGTTACTATTAATTCGATCATTTTGCAGAATATTTCATTTTCTGAAACTTGTTTGCTGTTAAATGGTTTGGCAACTGGGATTGATTGATGCTTTTTCAGTTAAACGAGACCTATCAAGAATTAGAAAGCTGCAGGTGTGACCTTCAATCTTGCTTAGAAAGAAATCAAAGACTCACTAggtaattatagctatacattttAATTATAGAAATGAAAAGCTCAATTTCAACTTAAAATGTGTTTTCCACTCATTCTTTCTTAATTACCAAATGttcgttctttttcttttttttcacagGGAGACGAGCAATCTGCATGTTGAATCAAAGAACTGTAGCTCTGCAGACAGTTACCAATATATCAGTGCTGCACATCAGAAAAATGTATGCTTTACTTATAGTTTGCCATCATGACTGCTGATTTCTGCTAATTCATTGGTACTAAAGTgaaaatttattttcctaatataAAACTTTATTTGTAATCTAAATATTTCAGGAACTGTTATCAGAATCATCCCAAACAGATTCTCAGGTCTCTGAAAAGAGGATAGAATGCTCGCACGAACATGTAATGAAGCATAAAGAGGAAATTTTAAATTTACAGCTGGAGTTGGATATACTGAAAATCATCCTTGCAGAGGAGAAGTCATCTCGTACAGAAGTAGAGGAAAGCGCTAATTACACAAATAATGAGCTCAAATCAGCAAATAGAAGGGTTTTATATATGAGTAAGCAGTATGAAGACATAGAAAATGAATTGAAAGATGCAAGATCCATCATTGAGAGGCTTAAATTAGAAAACATCCTTCTGGTGAATGAGATGGAAGATGCAAAGAAAAAGAGCAACCAGCAAGTGGAGCTTCTAAAGAAAAAAGTGCAGGAGATATCCCTACTGAGAAGCCAACTTGACAGTCCTTCGAGTGAGGTAGAAAAACTATCCCTTCTCCAAGAGGAGCCAAAAGGTGTTCCTTCTGAACATCATGAAAATGCAGACTTCCATTTGCAAATGAAACTGAGAAGAATGCAAGCTTCTCTAGAAAAGACAAGAGATTTGAACATAAGCTTCCAAAGTGATCAGGTGTCACAAACATCTCTTGAACAAGAAATGGAGGAAATCCGTAGACAGGTTGAGATTGAGACTGCTGAGGCAATTATATGCTTGCAAGAGGAACTTGTAGTACTTCAAAATCAGGCAGATGGCAGCAAAAGAAATGAATCTATCACTAAGCAAAGCCTGATGGCATTAGAAACCAAATTGAAAGAGCTACAAATACAGCTATGTCTGGTGATGCAGGAGAACAAAAAGCTTGGAGACTTGGTTATAGAGAAAGACAGGGAATTAAGATCATTGACCGAAGATTGGGAAAGATTAGCATATGATATTGCTGATGTCCTTGCTGATGGAAATACATCCCTTGAAGAAGCTACTGATCAGGTTGTTTCCATGTCTGACTGCTTTCTGCAAAGGAGTTGGATAGGTGAGCAGGTTGGGAGGATGATAAGGAGTCTTTCCGAAAGAGATCTGGTTATTGAAGAACTTCAGAAATGCTTGGAGGAGGCATATAATACTAGGTGTGATATAGAGTGGAAGTTGAGGTCATTAAGGGGAGCAACACTTGCTATATATGAAGCTCAACAGCTGGAGAATaatgaaaaagaaagagagattcTTCGATTGACCTCAGAGATAACAGATAAGATGTTTAATATAAACCAATTAGAAAACCGGATTAAAGATAATGATGAGCAAATTAAGAAAGCTCAGTTAGGTGCAACTGTTGCGTTCGTGACTGTAAACAAGTTATCTGAGAAGAATAAAGCACATCTTCAGGAGATTGAGCATGTAAAATTTCTGCTTGATGAGTCTAAAGAAGTTGTTTCAGAGAAGGACACACTCCTAAATCACCAAATTTCTATGCGTGCTGATGCTGAGAAAAAAATTCAAGACCTTAGCACACAATTGGTGCAATATCAGGAGCACATTGCTGAACTACTAAAGATTTCTCAAAACCAGGAAAGAGCACAAGAATTGGAACAACTGAAAAAGGAAGAGGATGTCGTGTTAACTGCCGAGGCAGAAAATTTTCCTGAAGTTAAAAGAACTATAGATGAGTTTACTTGTACAAGTGACTCTTCTGGAAATGTTGATGGCCCGGCAGAAGTGCAGAGTTCTGAAAAATATACTTCTGGAAGTGCATACTACATTGCTAAGGACCATGTAATATAATGCTCTTGATGTCTGATAGTCAGGAAGCCTTTATGAACTTGTGCCAGTCCTCTTGTCCGTAAGTCCTTCAGACTCATCCATGCAGTCAACTTTTACTGTACCTAAAGACAAGAGTTCAATTTATATAATTAAACTGTCACTAATCAAATATTTCTTTTATCTGCAGATAAAAATTTGAACTAAGAAAGATGTTGTGAATTTAGAGCAGCAAAATCAGCATTTGCTCTGAATGTATCAGAACACTTTCACGAGAGACAGTCGATTATTCTCCATCCGAAGGAGCTAGAAATGCACTCATTTACAGGATGTACAAAATCTAATCATTCAACtacagaaagaaaaaagaataaatttggaAGTCTGAGAAACATAGCCAAGCATCGAAAAACTGACAATTGATGTTCTTCAATTGAAATATGAGGTTGTTAACAAGGAAAATAGTCGAAACTTGGATTGCTACGGTTGGGAAACAAGCTGCAGGAGGTTGGGGAAAATGCTATGGAATCTAGTGCATGTTGGCGCACGACCAAAAAGGTACTTGTTTTCTTGCCTAACAGATTATAGAATTCATATGACATTTTTTTCTGCATTATGGTTGTCTGGGAAGTTCACAGCCATTTACGGCATTTGATATCAAGTCTGAGTTTTGAAGCAATACCATTTACAGTTTGTTGAATCGGTACAGTACATACCAGATGGTACGTCGACTTGTACCATCCGGTACCTCCGGAAAGTAATGAAATAATGAATCTTGATTCGTACCGAGCTATATGGTTTGGTACCAATCCTTGGTTGGGTCGATAAGTACTAGTTCATACCAGTCCAACCTGTGTCTGAAACCTTGACTAATTTTGCCACTGTGTGGTGAATCTAGACATGGGACACTGATTTTTAGAATTTTAGAGCAGAAAGTACTTTAAaactattttctgttcttccgtcaCACATGATGAGTGATAACTCTTTTACATAGCAATTTGTTTAATGTTTACCATGAAGGACAAAGCCCTCGAACAATGATGCCTCTCTAGTATGTTTCAGTAGCAGACTGATATTAATTCCCAAATAGTAGCAGACATATGTTGCAGTAGCAGACAGATATTAGTTCCTAAATAGTTTCTCGAATTTCTTACTGTCAGTATGTAGCTAGCTATTGACAATTAAGATTTCCCGTACTTGATAGCTGGTCGAGAACGAGCCACAGTGTTAACTTTCACCCACTCCGAAGTGGTCATCTGTGCAAATTATCTTCTCCCCACTTTCAAAGTAAATGCTTCCTCTCGAATTTTCAGTCATTTTCCTTAAATTTGGTTTCTGAAATGAATCATTCACACGATTATATACCCCCGTTTTGTTTCATCTAGGCACTTCAGCTTGAGATCAAAGATCGAGGCCACCCATGTTCCTCGAGGAATGATTCGAGATGCTGATATGATGGTCAACTTGTTCATACAAGCaaatgatacttcaaaatgagatTAAAGAGAGGCTTCAGAACACTGAGACCAAACCAAGGAACAGTTTAATCGATGCCATTCAGGATATACAAATTTCCTTCAGTACAAAGGAGAAACAAATATGCATCCTTGGAGAAGAGTTCAAGTTGAATCTTAGAATCAATGAGTGTAATTCTAGAGCTAGAAGATGGTTGCAGAATCTACAGATTGCCTCTACTAAGAAATTTTAGTCTTTGGCGTGTGGCAAGAAGGCTTCTGCAACATGGGATTTCTCTAGAATTTTAACCGCTAAAGAACCCATGAATTTGTATGGTTGAGTCATATGATTGATTAATCTGCTAATTATATTGAGTTACTTGTGGTGGTTTCAGAGCAAATTAAGATGGAAGTAATCCTAAGTGAAATGATCTTGACTTGAATTGAAATGACGTGGAATGATACTGTTGAAGCTAAAGGAAGAAGAACATTTGAGCATCACATAACTGTTACAGGACAATGTTTACTCCTTGGATGTCATCATTACATTTCTAGAGACAGATCTAGATAAAAGAAAGACAAAACTAGAAGAATTATTACATTAAGACTGTGTCATATATGTACCGCATATTGGTTCGAGAACTTATTGATATTTCAGACAAATTAGAACTCGATTACTTGGGAGACTTGTTTCGAAGACAATTATTCTATTACAATATTTATCCCCTCGGATTAAATAAAGACACTTCTCGAAGATACtctaaaaatatagaaaaaaaaagggatataTCCAGTGCACGAGACTCCGATCAATATAAGCTTAGAACTATAAGgtttttatgatatatatatatatatatatatatatatatatatatatatatatatatatacttctctCATCTTAGTTATTCTTTTCGAGATTCTTAGATTGGTAGGTTTGGACTTTGGTGGAGCTTAAACTAAGGGCAAACATAAATTAGGCATACATTGGTTTTAATTTAGGATTGTCTATCAATTTTTCTTACATGTTTTTGCCTTGACCACATTGCAACTCAAATAAACACAATAAAtcttgtgaaaagaaaaaaaattaatgtaaaaaaaAGGCCAATTATTTCTCTTcccacaagaaaaaagaaaaaagaaaaaagaaacaatttcaatTAAATAAAGCTCGCAGTGGAGGATTCTTATAGATAGATAGGCATGAGGAGGGGTCTCAATGCATCATTTCTCCTTTATGATACTTGTTTCAGAGAGCCCAATGTTGATTCCCACCATATAAGAAGGCACTTAATTATTCATGCTAATTGCACACAGGCTTCGGCAAGATCTCACAGTGGGGATGGCATATGTCCCCTCGATCGCCGGAAAGCCTCGAGTCTTGCCTCGGTGACCGCGCTTCGATCGAGGCGCAAATCTTGGTCATGCGTGTGGGCTCCCCACCCTGTCACAGAGAGGAAGAATTCTCCCGGCAATGACCCAATGGCAGCTCGCCCACATGCCGGCCATGGCTGGGAATTCCCATCTAACCTTGCCTAGCACTATAGCCATTCCGATTCAAATGGAAGAGAAGGAACTGATGATACATTAAGCTTTGAGGGGCAAAGCAAAAGGGCGTCCCTCCACAAGCATCAAACCATCCTTTGGCTCTCTCTAGTTAGGAAATCCATGTCCTGGCACCCAATCTTCTTCCTTTGAACCTTTTGTAGTTGTTGCACAGAAGAGGCGAACAaggaccaatccaccaacacgaaAACCCACGCGCACCACAGTCCACCAACAACCTATTCAAACCATATACATCTGTGTCAATTCCCATGGCTGTAGCATGGCGTTGTGAAGCCCTAGGAAAGGTGGAGCTGCCTGCTGCCAGGGGAGCAAAGCTTACGTGCAGGCCCACCATGGAATACAACTCTACTGAGGGAAGAGAGGaacgggagggggggggggggggggagggggggggggtggggagagATGGTGTGCATGGGGTATGTTTCCCGGTTCATGTCAGGTCACGAAATGGTGTCATATCATTAGGTCATGTCATGGCAGGCACTGACATACATGCATGGTCACCTTGGGCTGCTGCAGCACTGTCGTTGCGTACCCACAACCATGTCTTTGGGCTTCTGAGCTTCCATCACAGGACCATGAGCAAGAAAAGAGAACTGAGGGAATCTATCCTTCTGTCTCCCTGGCTCTTTCTTTCTTCTGATCACAGTGTGTGCATGTTTCTAAATGAATAAGATGGATGTAGGAAAAGAACGGCTGGTAAGGAACAAGGGAGCCCAGCTTCCAAGGCTTGGCTAGTACACACtgctctctcttttctctctctctgcttGTCTGTTATCTCTTTTTGACGGCGACCGGGATGGAGTGAGGCGAGGAAGAGCGCTGCCTCCTTCAGCCAAAACTACAGAAAGGGAGGTACGGCCGTGGCCATGGATTAatgggtgaggtgaggtgaggtgtggCGAGGAGGActgggagggggggaggggggagacGAGGGACGAGGGGTCGTTGTCGTCCTCGTTTCTTCGGGCGCCGCGCCGGCTCGCGGCCGGGTTCCCACCCCGGGCGCGGCCCCTGCTCCTTGCCGGCACGCTCGCTCAGTGTGCATTGCGCTGTCCACGAGCGCGCGCCGAGTGCGTCGGGAACGGAGCAGAATCCGACACCCGCCGCAGGGGCCTCGCTCGCTCCCGCGTCTCCGTCGAGCGACCGAACACCATGAGCACAGACCCCGGATCGGTCCTCGACCGCGGGGCCCACCACTCGACACGCCCATCGGTCCTCGTGGCTGGTGGGACCCGACGGTCGAGAGGTGGGTTCGTACCGGGGCCGGGAACACAGCCGATCCCCGGCTCGTCAGGCTGTGTGGACTGGAGGACTCCATGTTCCCTGTGTGTGTTGGTGGGACAAGAAGTTTGGGTTGCAGACCAAAGAGAGAGGGACTCTGTCAAACACGGTATATAGTCCAAA
Coding sequences:
- the LOC103999122 gene encoding kinesin-like protein KIN-12F codes for the protein MLKDLRTFRQSSSSSRAPTPETNNENLPPVDPCDSSSSRLESDPSRPPLLAIQEPVQNPKIGFDQGAILRGKPEATTSKNHTKGSDLPGLPFRTPERMVARHRLSLCPKSQPGVIGRETDDDSSYRGPGNQFPPLSRGGRLGLGDEHGLTTTLTSKTAAKASSMQSDCSSTQSTPTKSAIRLANYGFGKSRPPISAGTRTMSLGVTSRPTQISSIPPVVDSVEVPHFELQEDPSFWMDNNVQVAIRVRPLNSTEKSLQDFRRCLKQESAHNITWIGQPETRFTFDYVACETINQEMLFRVAGLPMVENCMSGYNSCVFAYGQTGSGKTYTMLGEIGELEVEPNLNRGIIPRIFEFLFARIKVEEESRRDEKLKYSCKCSFLEIYSEQINDLLVPSSSNLLLREDIRKGVYVENLTEYVVKNVNDILKLLRLGAANRKVAATNMNHESSRSHSVFTCTIESRWEKDLTVNSRFAKLNLVDLAGSERQKTSGAEGERLKEAANINKSLSTLGHVIMVLADMAHGKQRHVPYRDSKLTFLLQDSLGGNSKTMIIANVSPSICSANETLSTLKFARRARLIQNNAVINEDASEDVIALRHQIRLLKEELSVLKRQNVSRSLSFRSAIFEDSKGEFCDASAIEKLPEVTKTNADELQTDGLNSLKSLESILAGALRREKMADTTIKQLEAEIKQLNCLVHQREEESRSNKMMLKFQEDKIFRLEKLSECQVPIDSYLLEEKHALSEEVQLLRARVDRNPEVTRFALENVRLLDQLQRFQDFYGGEREYLLAEVSELRNKLMRVLDAKAELHNLQKSDMETQLNETYQELESCRCDLQSCLERNQRLTRETSNLHVESKNCSSADSYQYISAAHQKNELLSESSQTDSQVSEKRIECSHEHVMKHKEEILNLQLELDILKIILAEEKSSRTEVEESANYTNNELKSANRRVLYMSKQYEDIENELKDARSIIERLKLENILLVNEMEDAKKKSNQQVELLKKKVQEISLLRSQLDSPSSEVEKLSLLQEEPKGVPSEHHENADFHLQMKLRRMQASLEKTRDLNISFQSDQVSQTSLEQEMEEIRRQVEIETAEAIICLQEELVVLQNQADGSKRNESITKQSLMALETKLKELQIQLCLVMQENKKLGDLVIEKDRELRSLTEDWERLAYDIADVLADGNTSLEEATDQVVSMSDCFLQRSWIGEQVGRMIRSLSERDLVIEELQKCLEEAYNTRCDIEWKLRSLRGATLAIYEAQQLENNEKEREILRLTSEITDKMFNINQLENRIKDNDEQIKKAQLGATVAFVTVNKLSEKNKAHLQEIEHVKFLLDESKEVVSEKDTLLNHQISMRADAEKKIQDLSTQLVQYQEHIAELLKISQNQERAQELEQLKKEEDVVLTAEAENFPEVKRTIDEFTCTSDSSGNVDGPAEVQSSEKYTSGSAYYIAKDHVI